The genomic region GGGGTTAAAGCCGCGGTCGCGGACATAAGCGCCACCGCGTCAAAAGGCGCAAACGTGTTCGCCGCCGTGAAGGGCGCGATTGATTCCGGAGTGAAAATCCCGTTCGACGAGTCCAAAGTGGTTCCCGAGCGCCTTAGCGGCTCCCACCTGAAGAATGTGGGCGCGGCGTTCGAGGAAGCCAAGAAAAAGATTCTATCATGAGGTGCTTGAATGAGCGAAAAAGTTGCTGTCGTTGACAAGGAAAACTGGAATCCGAAGACCCAGCTCGGGAAAATGGTGAAGAGCGGCGAAATAACCACTTTCGAGCAGATAGTGGACATGGGAAAGCCCGTGCTCGAGGCCGAGATAGTGGACGTTCTGCTTTCCAACCTGAAGGCTGAAACGCTTCTAATAAAAAGCACCCAGCGAACCACGGACTCGGGAAGGAAAATCCAGTTCCGCGTGGTGTCCGTAGTCGGGGACTCGAACGGCCACGTGGGCATCGGAGTGGGCAAGTGCGACGAGATAAAGCCCGGCATAGACTACGCGATACGGGACGCGAAGAAGCACATGATTTCAGTTAAGCTCGGATGCGGCTCCT from Candidatus Micrarchaeia archaeon harbors:
- a CDS encoding 30S ribosomal protein S5, translating into MSEKVAVVDKENWNPKTQLGKMVKSGEITTFEQIVDMGKPVLEAEIVDVLLSNLKAETLLIKSTQRTTDSGRKIQFRVVSVVGDSNGHVGIGVGKCDEIKPGIDYAIRDAKKHMISVKLGCGSWECKCHSTHSITKASRGKEGSTIVVLKPAPKGLGIASNATIKKVLTIAGVKDAWSSTTGSTKNIYNTSMATIKALENITAVKPHPVKGEAS